Below is a genomic region from Triticum dicoccoides isolate Atlit2015 ecotype Zavitan chromosome 5A, WEW_v2.0, whole genome shotgun sequence.
tttcatggcaactttagttcacACGTTATTGGCAAACACGACAATTTTTTAACAAAAAAACGAATCGGGACAAAGTTGCCATGTCTTAATAACAAAAGTTGTCACCTTAAGTCAACTAAAATTGTCATGAAAAAAATGTTCGGAATGAAATGCTTAAAATCTGAACCGTTCGAAATTTATCGGGTTCTATTTATATCACATCGCAATGCATGGGCATTGTGCTAGTAGTTCTTATAAAAAAGAAAGCCAGGATTGCAAATTCTTGTTATTAACGTGAATCAACATTTTGGTTAGATGAGACTCGGGATTAACTTTTCATAACAATCTCATCGCATATCTCACTGAACCTTATCTAGTTGTTCAACATTTTTGTTACTCCTAGACGTGCGGTTTATTTAGATAGCCTTCTTCCGCATCCGCAGACTGAAAAGGCGCCAGATCCACCGCAACCTCCCCGTTTTCCCTCCAAAAAACATAGATGCGCGGCAAAAAGAGGGCAttgtcgccgccggccgccgccgtcgaTGCCACGGCAAGGCTCCAGGACCGGCACCTCGCCGAGATCCTCCTGCGGCTCCCCTCCCCCGCTAGCCTCGCGCGCGCCGCCGTCGTCTGCCGGCGTTGGCGCCGAATCTCCGTCTCCGCGGCTTTCCTTCGCCAGTTCCGCCGCCTCCACCCGCCCCAACTCGTCGGCTTCTTTATCTGCAACGGCGGTTTCCATGTGGAGAGGGTCGGCGGCCGCCTCGTCGGCCACATACTCGACCCCACCTTCCTCCCGGTGCTCCCGCCGCCTCAGGGCGTCGGAAGGGCCACCCAGCGCTGCATCGACTTCTCCCTCCGTCGCGTCCCCGACGTGGACCACTGGACCCTCGCTGACGCCCGCGACGGCCTTCTCCTCCTCAGCTCCACCTTCAACGATCGCATGAGCATCCCGCGCAACTTCGTCGTCTGTGATCCCTTGTCCCGCCGCTCTTTCCTCGTGGAGCACGCGCCGACGTATCAGCTCGACGGCGAAAGCGCCTACCTCGGCGCCGCTCTGATCGTCGTGGACGGCGGAGCCAGCTCAAGTACCCTCTCCTTCGAGGTGATCCTCGTGACCTACTTCATGTTTGGGCCGCGCCTCTGCGTCTTCTCCTCGCGCACGGCGCAATGGAGCGTTCATCCCGAAGCCAGGTGCGGCAAGTCCCTGA
It encodes:
- the LOC119299462 gene encoding uncharacterized protein LOC119299462, with protein sequence MRGKKRALSPPAAAVDATARLQDRHLAEILLRLPSPASLARAAVVCRRWRRISVSAAFLRQFRRLHPPQLVGFFICNGGFHVERVGGRLVGHILDPTFLPVLPPPQGVGRATQRCIDFSLRRVPDVDHWTLADARDGLLLLSSTFNDRMSIPRNFVVCDPLSRRSFLVEHAPTYQLDGESAYLGAALIVVDGGASSSTLSFEVILVTYFMFGPRLCVFSSRTAQWSVHPEARCGKSLMPMLSGVGDPAHANGCVYWVMDDESEAYLLVLDTRTKEFSTTIKLLASMREQYDGNMRVMRSEDGELRIVGMAWRALALHIWHLDRCRSRKGRWVREEVHELATFQGVIELFVDGNGGSTRIMDACEGVVFLKQFGSDWVYAVSLEDRRVVKLPHKRFSSGPALP